The following proteins are encoded in a genomic region of Bacillus sp. FJAT-22090:
- the hutI gene encoding imidazolonepropionase, with translation MSEKIEVDLLISNAAEIVTCSGEGMSGIGVLKNTSIVINDGRIIGVGLKDELSKKFDIENTQIIDATGKVVAPGFVDCHTHLVFNGTRVEEYAAKLTGNNPEKLKELGITTGPNRTIELTRDASIEDLFEQSKKRMLSMLNYGITTIESKSGYGLTTESEIKILEVGRRLDRETPVDVLNTFLGAHGFPKGMEKSDYLSIIINEMIPEVGKRNLAEFCDAWCDEGYYTAKESKLILEAALQYGMKPKLHADAYSYIGGSDLAVEMNMVSVDHLNYTPVEVMERLAHSKVTGVLMPALDFAVRHKQPFDARKMLDLGMEIALATDLCPACYTESMQFVINLACRLYKFTVEEAIKAATYGGARALNLNDRGVIEVGKLADLQIWDIPTYKHIAYELGTNIVETVIKDGKVVVNR, from the coding sequence ATGAGTGAAAAAATAGAAGTCGACCTTTTAATTAGTAATGCAGCGGAAATCGTAACTTGTTCTGGCGAAGGTATGTCTGGCATTGGAGTTCTAAAGAATACTTCGATTGTAATTAATGATGGAAGAATTATTGGAGTCGGATTAAAAGATGAACTAAGTAAGAAGTTTGATATTGAAAATACACAAATAATCGATGCGACTGGAAAAGTAGTTGCACCTGGATTTGTAGATTGTCATACACATTTAGTATTTAACGGTACACGCGTAGAGGAATACGCAGCAAAACTGACTGGCAACAATCCTGAAAAATTAAAAGAACTTGGCATTACTACAGGTCCTAATCGGACGATAGAATTGACACGGGATGCTTCCATAGAAGATTTATTTGAACAGTCCAAGAAAAGAATGCTAAGCATGTTAAATTACGGAATTACAACAATAGAGAGTAAAAGTGGGTATGGTTTGACTACCGAAAGTGAAATTAAAATACTTGAGGTGGGAAGAAGGCTTGATAGAGAAACTCCTGTCGATGTATTAAATACTTTTCTGGGAGCACATGGTTTTCCGAAAGGTATGGAAAAGAGTGATTATCTCTCTATTATTATAAATGAAATGATTCCAGAAGTAGGTAAGCGCAATCTTGCAGAATTCTGTGATGCTTGGTGTGATGAAGGTTACTATACGGCGAAGGAATCAAAGCTAATATTGGAAGCTGCTTTGCAATATGGAATGAAACCGAAGTTACACGCAGATGCTTATTCCTATATTGGAGGATCTGATTTAGCGGTGGAGATGAACATGGTTTCCGTAGATCATCTTAATTATACACCTGTAGAAGTAATGGAAAGGCTAGCACATTCCAAAGTCACAGGAGTATTAATGCCGGCATTGGATTTTGCTGTTAGACACAAACAACCATTTGATGCGAGAAAAATGCTCGACTTAGGGATGGAAATAGCTCTTGCAACTGATTTATGCCCTGCATGTTATACAGAGTCCATGCAATTTGTTATTAACCTTGCATGTAGACTGTATAAATTCACAGTTGAAGAAGCAATAAAAGCGGCTACATATGGAGGTGCACGAGCACTAAATTTAAATGATCGTGGTGTTATTGAAGTAGGTAAACTAGCAGACTTGCAGATTTGGGATATTCCTACGTATAAACATATAGCCTACGAGCTTGGAACGAACATAGTTGAAACAGTTATTAAAGACGGCAAAGTAGTAGTCAATCGATAA
- a CDS encoding M20/M25/M40 family metallo-hydrolase, whose product MTKKQFTSAAEEVKEERLLQLFLELAKINGPSTKEQLVAEYLMKALPELGFTIEFDEAHKNFNGEVGNLIAWHEGTDATIPPLFFSTHMDTVLPTDGLKPVIKDGIIYSDGTTILGADDRAALAAYLEGIRAVVESGIQHGPIEFVLTVNEQPGLVGAKYMDYSKIKSKAGYIFDSSGDVGQIILKGPYSSRIWMEVEGRAAHIALNAEEGNSAFLIAANGLLNMKLGTIDEETLANIGIINGGELTSIIPGSVTVAGEVRSFSKDKLERQLKHMEDAMQEAARKSDGKVNVRIEKKYSGFDIPKDHILTSTVEKSARNIHVKPYLTETLGGADTNVLNENGLTCITLGNGFQNIHSFRECISIENLINTGRLTAELIEQWYENHK is encoded by the coding sequence ATGACAAAAAAACAATTCACTTCAGCTGCAGAAGAAGTAAAAGAAGAGCGCTTGCTCCAGTTGTTTTTGGAACTTGCAAAAATTAATGGTCCAAGTACTAAAGAACAACTTGTAGCGGAATATTTAATGAAAGCATTACCGGAGCTTGGATTTACAATAGAATTTGATGAAGCACATAAAAATTTTAATGGTGAAGTTGGTAATTTAATTGCTTGGCATGAGGGAACTGATGCAACTATTCCTCCACTATTTTTCTCTACACATATGGATACAGTGCTTCCGACTGATGGACTTAAACCAGTTATAAAAGATGGAATTATCTATTCTGATGGCACAACTATATTGGGTGCAGATGATCGAGCTGCATTAGCTGCATATTTAGAAGGAATTCGAGCGGTTGTTGAAAGCGGGATACAACATGGACCAATTGAATTTGTTTTAACTGTTAATGAGCAACCAGGACTTGTGGGAGCAAAATATATGGACTATTCAAAGATTAAGAGTAAAGCAGGTTACATTTTTGATAGTAGTGGCGATGTCGGTCAAATAATTTTAAAAGGACCATACAGTAGTCGCATCTGGATGGAAGTGGAAGGTAGAGCGGCACATATTGCACTAAACGCTGAGGAAGGAAATAGTGCATTTCTAATAGCTGCAAATGGCTTATTGAATATGAAGTTAGGCACCATTGATGAAGAGACACTAGCTAATATAGGTATTATAAATGGAGGAGAATTAACATCCATTATTCCTGGTTCTGTGACGGTGGCAGGAGAAGTACGAAGCTTTTCTAAAGATAAATTAGAACGCCAGTTAAAGCATATGGAGGATGCGATGCAAGAGGCAGCTAGAAAAAGTGATGGTAAAGTAAATGTTCGTATTGAAAAGAAATATAGCGGATTTGATATTCCTAAGGATCATATTCTAACCTCCACGGTTGAAAAATCAGCGAGAAACATACATGTAAAACCATATTTAACCGAAACATTAGGAGGTGCAGATACTAATGTACTTAACGAGAATGGTTTGACTTGTATTACTTTGGGTAATGGGTTTCAAAACATCCACTCCTTTAGAGAATGTATTAGTATAGAAAACTTAATAAATACAGGTAGACTAACAGCTGAATTAATAGAACAATGGTATGAGAATCATAAATAA
- the hutH gene encoding histidine ammonia-lyase: protein MRNEEVVELDGRTLDRHKIERVVYGDVKAIVPEADLIRVRASRERIEKQLRDGKVIYGVNTGFGKLSDIEIEKEDIAKLQLNLLRADAVGVGDPLPTPVVRAMMVLRANALAKGFSGIKEDTLLLLVNMINKGVHPIVPSKGSVGASGDLAPLAHVAIVLIGEGKAEYEGEILSGAEALKRAGLTPVSLEAKEGLALINGTQAMTGVGVVTINEAERVGLAADMAACLTMEALQGIISAFDSELLAVRPHPELEFVASRMRNWLEGSKRITHQGEIRMQDAYSIRCIPQVHGASWQAFNYVEERLKIEINSATDNPIILENGEIISGGHFHGQPIALAMDFLKVGAAEWANISERRTERLVNPQLSGLSPFLAMDPGLECGLMVPQYAAAALVSENKVLAHPASVDSIPTSANQEDHVSMGTIGSRQAREIVHNSARVIAIELICASQAIYLEKAENQLAPATRDYLEKVRAICPPLDSDRAISDQMEALAQYILREDVLKFGK from the coding sequence ATGAGAAATGAAGAAGTAGTTGAATTAGATGGACGTACGTTAGATAGACATAAAATTGAGCGTGTGGTTTATGGGGATGTAAAGGCGATTGTACCAGAGGCTGATTTAATAAGGGTACGTGCTAGTCGGGAAAGAATCGAAAAACAGCTTAGAGATGGAAAAGTGATCTATGGAGTCAATACTGGATTTGGTAAATTAAGTGATATCGAAATAGAAAAAGAAGATATCGCGAAATTACAATTAAATTTACTACGTGCAGACGCAGTTGGGGTAGGAGACCCACTACCAACACCCGTTGTACGGGCGATGATGGTTCTTCGTGCAAATGCACTAGCAAAAGGTTTTTCAGGGATTAAAGAAGACACACTTCTATTATTAGTAAATATGATTAATAAAGGTGTTCATCCTATTGTCCCTAGTAAGGGGTCAGTTGGAGCAAGTGGCGATTTGGCACCGTTAGCTCATGTAGCAATAGTGTTAATAGGTGAGGGGAAAGCCGAATATGAAGGTGAGATTCTTTCGGGTGCTGAAGCTCTCAAGCGAGCTGGTTTAACACCTGTTTCCTTAGAAGCAAAAGAAGGACTTGCATTAATCAATGGGACACAGGCGATGACTGGAGTTGGAGTTGTTACAATTAATGAAGCAGAACGTGTAGGCTTAGCCGCGGATATGGCTGCATGCTTAACAATGGAAGCACTACAAGGAATTATTTCTGCTTTTGATAGTGAATTATTAGCTGTACGTCCACATCCGGAACTGGAATTCGTCGCTTCTCGAATGAGAAATTGGTTGGAAGGAAGTAAACGAATTACGCATCAAGGGGAAATAAGAATGCAAGATGCATACTCCATTCGATGTATTCCTCAAGTTCATGGTGCATCCTGGCAAGCATTTAATTATGTAGAAGAAAGACTGAAAATTGAAATTAATTCTGCAACGGATAACCCTATTATATTAGAAAATGGTGAAATAATTTCTGGTGGACATTTTCATGGTCAACCAATTGCATTGGCAATGGATTTTTTGAAAGTTGGGGCTGCAGAGTGGGCGAATATTTCAGAAAGAAGAACGGAACGTCTAGTTAATCCCCAATTAAGTGGGTTATCTCCATTTTTAGCTATGGATCCAGGTTTAGAATGTGGATTAATGGTTCCGCAATATGCTGCGGCTGCTCTAGTTTCGGAAAATAAAGTCCTTGCTCATCCAGCAAGTGTTGATTCCATTCCGACGTCAGCAAACCAGGAAGATCATGTGAGTATGGGGACTATTGGGTCACGCCAAGCACGTGAAATTGTTCATAACAGCGCGAGAGTCATTGCTATTGAGTTAATATGTGCATCTCAAGCGATTTACTTAGAGAAAGCGGAAAACCAACTTGCACCAGCGACAAGGGATTACTTAGAAAAAGTGCGAGCGATATGCCCGCCATTAGATAGTGATCGAGCAATCTCTGACCAAATGGAAGCATTAGCCCAGTATATTTTGCGAGAAGACGTATTAAAATTCGGCAAGTAA
- a CDS encoding amidohydrolase: protein MTEFQLKSNMDSLITDVFEDVIKWRRYFHQNPELSYEEIKTSQYVFETLTSFGNIEVTRPTKTSVVGRLKGSQPGEVLAMRADMDALPITEETGLPFASSNSGVMHACGHDGHTAMLLGAAKILVQLKDEIKGEIRFIFQHAEELFPGGAQEMVKAGVLDGVDKIIGLHVFSNIPTGKVIMPYGTFSANSDVFDIKIIGKGGHSSQPEETIDPISIGAQVVNNMQHIIARNVAPLEQAVVSVTEFNGGTAKNIIPDSIKIGGGVRSFDQGVREKIVHRMEEIVKGVSEAHKASYEFDYIYGYGSVMNNHKLTEEMEELIKEEFSDETIMIVPPMMGGEDFSAFSDKVPGCFIGVGAAFADDWRNFPHHHPRFDIDEKSLEMGLKLLIKAPFKLLN, encoded by the coding sequence ATGACGGAATTTCAATTAAAAAGTAACATGGATAGCCTCATTACAGATGTATTTGAGGACGTAATTAAATGGAGAAGATATTTTCATCAAAACCCTGAATTATCGTATGAAGAGATTAAAACATCTCAATATGTTTTTGAAACACTCACATCATTTGGAAATATAGAAGTTACACGTCCAACAAAAACAAGTGTAGTGGGACGTCTGAAAGGTAGCCAGCCCGGTGAAGTTCTAGCGATGCGAGCTGATATGGATGCTTTGCCCATAACGGAAGAAACTGGGTTGCCATTTGCTTCAAGTAATTCGGGCGTCATGCACGCTTGTGGGCATGACGGACATACTGCTATGCTCCTTGGTGCTGCTAAAATTCTTGTGCAACTAAAGGATGAAATAAAAGGTGAGATAAGATTTATTTTCCAACACGCTGAAGAACTCTTTCCTGGTGGTGCGCAAGAAATGGTGAAAGCTGGAGTGCTGGATGGTGTCGACAAAATAATTGGATTACATGTTTTTTCCAATATTCCAACTGGAAAAGTTATTATGCCTTATGGAACATTCTCAGCAAATTCAGACGTGTTTGACATTAAAATTATTGGTAAGGGGGGACATTCCTCTCAGCCTGAAGAAACAATTGATCCCATATCAATAGGAGCGCAAGTAGTAAATAACATGCAGCATATAATTGCACGCAATGTAGCGCCATTAGAACAAGCGGTAGTTTCCGTTACTGAGTTTAATGGTGGAACCGCAAAAAATATCATACCCGATTCCATTAAAATCGGTGGTGGAGTAAGAAGTTTTGATCAAGGAGTTCGAGAAAAAATTGTACATCGTATGGAAGAAATAGTGAAAGGAGTTTCAGAGGCTCACAAAGCATCCTACGAGTTTGATTATATATATGGTTATGGTTCTGTAATGAACAATCACAAATTAACGGAGGAAATGGAAGAACTTATTAAAGAAGAATTTAGTGATGAAACAATTATGATTGTTCCACCGATGATGGGTGGGGAAGACTTCTCAGCTTTTTCAGACAAAGTTCCTGGCTGTTTTATAGGTGTTGGAGCAGCATTTGCTGATGATTGGCGTAATTTTCCCCATCATCATCCTCGATTTGATATTGATGAAAAATCTTTGGAGATGGGCCTTAAGCTATTGATTAAAGCACCGTTTAAATTATTGAATTAA